A stretch of Microcoleus sp. FACHB-68 DNA encodes these proteins:
- a CDS encoding flavin prenyltransferase UbiX, with protein MTQDNKTRPLILGVSGASGLIYAVRAIKFLLEADWAIELVASKSTYMVWQAEQNIRMPAEPVQQELFWREQAGDVTGGKLRCHAWQDVGANIASGSFRTLGMIVMPCSMSTVAKLAAGLSSDLLERAADVQIKEGRKLVIVPRETPLSLIHLRNLTALAEAGVRIVPAIPAWYHNPQTIEDLVDFVVARALDQLDIDCIPISRWEGH; from the coding sequence ATGACACAGGATAACAAAACACGCCCTCTGATTTTGGGTGTTTCAGGCGCATCTGGGCTAATTTATGCAGTGCGAGCGATTAAGTTTTTATTAGAGGCAGACTGGGCAATTGAGCTGGTGGCTTCTAAGTCTACTTATATGGTTTGGCAGGCAGAGCAAAATATTCGGATGCCTGCTGAGCCGGTGCAACAGGAGCTATTTTGGCGTGAGCAAGCTGGGGATGTGACGGGTGGCAAGCTGAGATGTCATGCTTGGCAAGATGTGGGCGCGAATATTGCCAGCGGCTCGTTTCGGACTTTGGGGATGATCGTGATGCCGTGCAGTATGAGTACGGTGGCAAAGTTGGCTGCCGGTTTGAGTTCGGATCTTTTGGAGCGGGCGGCTGATGTGCAGATCAAGGAAGGACGTAAACTGGTGATAGTGCCCCGCGAGACGCCTTTGAGTTTGATTCACTTGCGGAATTTGACGGCTTTGGCGGAAGCGGGGGTAAGAATTGTGCCGGCGATTCCTGCTTGGTATCACAACCCGCAAACGATTGAGGATTTGGTTGATTTTGTGGTGGCTCGCGCTCTCGATCAGCTTGATATTGATTGCATTCCAATAAGCCGGTGGGAGGGACATTAG
- a CDS encoding LapA family protein, translating into MREFRGLLLLVVFGGVGIFAWQNASPVLPVVFLGTQSFALPLSVLMLSAVAAGVLTSFAIAALYQLSNYLFERELLTRRQIPLPHIPRDYMPQTPRRQPEPAPQANTVLQNNWGTPTASPSAGISEGAVDRRAGIEDRDDYDEPVNRRAGVEERDDYDEPAEDYDEFDEDWEENEQPADPRAGERDLGRDPTTYEVPQEPKTVSRYGSTYSIGYREPAESEVGKTESVYDADYRVINATSSGEPAPRQDDGSKKQNQDDDWDWDDDKRKPSKDW; encoded by the coding sequence ATGCGTGAATTTCGCGGTTTACTGCTACTGGTGGTATTCGGAGGAGTGGGAATTTTTGCTTGGCAAAACGCGTCGCCTGTTCTGCCGGTGGTCTTTTTGGGGACGCAATCATTCGCGCTACCGCTTTCTGTGCTGATGTTGAGTGCTGTGGCGGCAGGTGTGCTGACATCCTTTGCGATTGCTGCTTTATATCAGCTGTCAAATTATTTGTTTGAGCGAGAATTGCTAACTCGCCGGCAGATCCCTTTACCGCATATCCCGCGTGACTATATGCCTCAAACGCCACGCCGGCAACCAGAACCGGCTCCCCAGGCTAATACAGTTTTGCAGAATAACTGGGGCACACCAACGGCTTCTCCGAGTGCCGGCATTTCCGAGGGGGCGGTTGATCGCCGTGCTGGTATTGAAGATCGAGATGATTATGACGAGCCGGTTAATCGCCGTGCCGGTGTTGAGGAGCGAGATGATTATGACGAGCCGGCTGAGGATTATGACGAGTTTGATGAGGATTGGGAGGAGAATGAGCAACCCGCAGATCCTCGTGCCGGTGAGCGCGATTTGGGCAGAGATCCCACAACTTATGAAGTGCCGCAGGAACCGAAAACAGTTTCCCGCTATGGCTCAACTTATTCGATCGGCTATCGCGAGCCGGCTGAGTCTGAAGTGGGAAAAACGGAATCTGTTTATGATGCAGATTACCGGGTGATTAATGCAACGTCTTCTGGTGAGCCGGCACCCAGGCAAGATGATGGAAGCAAGAAACAAAATCAAGATGATGATTGGGATTGGGATGATGATAAACGCAAACCTTCAAAAGATTGGTAG
- a CDS encoding NAD(P)H-quinone oxidoreductase subunit J has translation MAEEGTQIVEAGKISQWLTQNEFAHESLPVDHSGVEIIKVEREFLIPLATALYAYGFNYLQCQGGYDAGPGEDLVSFYHLIKLSDNADRPEEVRVKVFVSREDPRLPSLYWIWKTVDWQEREAYDMYGIIYEGHPNLKRILMPEDWVGWPLRKDYVSPDFFELQDAY, from the coding sequence GTGGCTGAAGAAGGAACGCAAATCGTTGAAGCCGGCAAAATTTCTCAGTGGCTGACACAAAATGAGTTTGCCCATGAGTCGCTGCCGGTAGATCATTCGGGTGTGGAGATTATCAAAGTTGAGCGGGAGTTTTTAATTCCCCTAGCAACTGCCCTCTACGCTTACGGATTTAATTACCTGCAATGTCAAGGCGGTTATGATGCCGGTCCCGGTGAAGATTTGGTTAGTTTCTATCACTTAATTAAACTAAGTGATAATGCGGATCGCCCTGAAGAAGTGCGGGTGAAGGTATTTGTGTCACGGGAAGATCCGAGGCTGCCTTCCCTGTACTGGATTTGGAAGACGGTAGACTGGCAAGAGCGGGAAGCTTACGATATGTATGGCATCATTTATGAAGGACATCCGAATTTAAAACGGATTTTGATGCCAGAAGATTGGGTAGGTTGGCCGCTGCGTAAGGATTATGTCTCTCCAGACTTTTTTGAGTTGCAGGATGCCTATTAA
- the nuoB gene encoding NADH-quinone oxidoreductase subunit NuoB, translating to MVMNTNLTSPNTSGESGQLINPVGRPEITKELSENVILTSVDDLYNWARLSSLWPLMYGTACCFIEFAGMIGSRFDFDRFGLVPRASPRQADLIITAGTITMKYAPALVRLYEQMPEPKYVIAMGACTITGGMFSADSPTAVRGIDKLMPVDVYIPGCPPRPEAIMDAIIKLRKKVSNDSLQERGRLQQSHRFYSKAHNMKPVPEILNGTYLASPTRQAPPKELTEAMGMPVPPALQSAQKEESRG from the coding sequence ATGGTCATGAACACTAATCTTACATCGCCGAACACTTCAGGGGAATCGGGGCAACTGATTAACCCGGTAGGCCGGCCAGAGATCACAAAAGAGCTATCGGAAAATGTGATTCTGACGTCGGTTGATGACCTCTACAACTGGGCACGACTGTCTAGCTTGTGGCCCCTGATGTATGGGACGGCTTGCTGCTTTATTGAGTTTGCCGGCATGATCGGCAGCCGGTTTGACTTTGACCGTTTTGGTCTGGTGCCGCGTGCTAGTCCGCGCCAAGCCGATTTGATTATTACAGCAGGCACGATCACCATGAAATATGCGCCGGCTTTGGTTCGCTTATACGAACAAATGCCGGAACCCAAATACGTGATTGCAATGGGTGCCTGTACGATTACCGGCGGGATGTTCAGTGCCGATTCTCCCACCGCAGTGCGTGGAATCGATAAGCTGATGCCGGTGGATGTGTATATCCCAGGATGTCCGCCGCGTCCGGAAGCGATCATGGATGCAATTATTAAGTTGCGTAAAAAGGTTTCTAATGATTCGCTACAGGAACGGGGCCGGTTACAGCAAAGCCACCGTTTCTACAGCAAGGCACACAATATGAAGCCGGTGCCGGAGATTTTAAACGGCACCTATCTTGCCTCCCCCACTCGCCAAGCACCGCCGAAGGAACTGACAGAAGCGATGGGGATGCCGGTGCCGCCAGCCCTTCAATCTGCTCAGAAGGAGGAAAGCCGTGGCTGA
- the ndhC gene encoding photosynthetic/respiratory NAD(P)H-quinone oxidoreductase subunit C has product MFVLRGYEYFLGFLLISSLVPALALTASAVLRPKGLGPERRTTYESGMEPIGGAWIQFNIRYYMFALVFVIFDVETVFLYPWAVAFHRLGLLAFIEALIFIAILVIALVYAWRKGALEWS; this is encoded by the coding sequence GTGTTTGTCCTAAGAGGCTATGAATATTTCCTGGGCTTTCTGCTAATTAGCAGCCTTGTACCCGCATTGGCGCTGACGGCGTCGGCAGTGCTGCGGCCCAAAGGTCTTGGCCCAGAACGGCGTACCACTTATGAGTCCGGCATGGAACCCATTGGAGGCGCTTGGATTCAGTTCAACATCCGGTACTATATGTTTGCGTTGGTCTTCGTGATCTTTGATGTTGAAACTGTTTTCCTCTATCCGTGGGCTGTCGCGTTCCACCGGCTGGGGTTGTTGGCTTTTATTGAAGCCCTGATCTTTATCGCAATTCTGGTGATTGCACTCGTGTATGCGTGGCGCAAAGGAGCCTTAGAATGGTCATGA
- a CDS encoding rubredoxin, which translates to MSPEAIDSQTLDRYECRACGYVYEPTKGDDGRQVPPGTPFTELPTDWRCPVCGVRTSQFHNIGAAGTASGFKENLGYGLGVNTLTPAQKSLLIFGGLALGLLFFLSLYGLQ; encoded by the coding sequence ATGAGTCCCGAAGCCATTGATTCCCAAACGTTAGACAGATACGAATGCCGAGCCTGTGGCTACGTTTACGAACCAACCAAGGGAGACGATGGGCGTCAGGTTCCGCCCGGAACGCCGTTTACAGAGTTGCCAACTGATTGGCGCTGCCCGGTGTGTGGGGTGCGAACCTCGCAGTTTCACAATATTGGCGCTGCCGGCACTGCATCTGGATTTAAGGAAAATCTCGGTTACGGGCTAGGTGTTAATACACTCACTCCCGCCCAGAAAAGTTTGCTGATTTTTGGCGGACTGGCCCTTGGCTTGCTATTCTTTCTCAGCCTCTATGGCTTACAGTGA
- a CDS encoding photosynthesis system II assembly factor Ycf48 has translation MQQKTINRYIDWTVIDSLIKPLKPLVLLLAAVLLCVGCSQVPSLSSSPWQVINLPSEANLQDIAFTSDPNHGWIVGSNATLLETTDAGQTWQEQRLDLDEEKALLTSVSFSGKEGWIVGQPSVLLHTDDEGKSWNRILLSEKLPGAPNTILALGPKSAEMTTNVGAIYRTSDAGQNWKAMVQEAVGVVRNIQRSSNGEYVAVSAKGNFYSTWEPGQNAWMPHNRNSSRRVQNMGFSQDGRLWMLARGGQVQFSSAQNWEEWEEPLHPEVSTSWGLLDLAYRTPDEVWVAGGSGNLLCSFDGGKTWQKDREVENVPSNFYKIVFLSPQQGFIIGQQGILLKYQANAASA, from the coding sequence ATGCAACAAAAAACGATTAACAGATATATAGATTGGACTGTGATAGACTCGCTCATCAAACCTTTGAAACCCCTTGTTTTATTACTAGCAGCCGTCCTGCTTTGTGTGGGATGTTCTCAAGTCCCCTCTCTCAGTTCCAGCCCCTGGCAAGTGATCAACCTGCCCAGTGAAGCGAATTTACAAGATATTGCCTTTACTTCTGACCCCAACCACGGTTGGATCGTTGGCAGCAATGCCACCTTACTAGAAACCACCGATGCCGGCCAAACTTGGCAAGAACAACGTTTGGATCTGGATGAGGAAAAAGCTTTATTGACATCGGTTAGCTTTTCTGGTAAGGAAGGATGGATTGTGGGACAGCCGTCCGTCTTGCTGCATACCGATGATGAGGGCAAGTCTTGGAATCGTATTCTCTTAAGCGAGAAGCTACCAGGTGCTCCTAACACGATTTTGGCACTTGGCCCGAAATCCGCTGAAATGACCACGAATGTGGGAGCAATTTACCGCACCTCAGATGCCGGCCAGAACTGGAAAGCGATGGTGCAAGAAGCAGTCGGCGTCGTGCGGAATATTCAGCGTTCCTCGAATGGGGAATATGTTGCCGTGTCGGCGAAGGGGAACTTCTACTCGACTTGGGAACCGGGTCAGAATGCTTGGATGCCGCACAATCGCAACAGTTCCCGACGCGTCCAGAATATGGGATTTTCCCAAGATGGCCGGTTGTGGATGTTAGCCAGAGGTGGTCAGGTACAATTTAGCAGTGCCCAAAACTGGGAAGAGTGGGAGGAACCGCTGCATCCAGAGGTGTCCACAAGCTGGGGATTGCTGGATTTAGCCTACAGAACACCTGATGAAGTTTGGGTAGCCGGCGGCAGTGGCAATTTGCTGTGCAGTTTTGATGGGGGTAAAACCTGGCAAAAAGACCGTGAGGTGGAAAATGTCCCCTCTAATTTTTACAAGATTGTCTTTTTGTCGCCCCAGCAAGGATTTATTATTGGTCAACAAGGTATTCTCTTGAAGTATCAAGCCAATGCCGCATCTGCCTGA
- the psbE gene encoding cytochrome b559 subunit alpha: MSGSTGERPFSDIITSVRYWVIHSITIPMLFVAGWLFVSTGLAYDVFGTPRPNEYFTQTRQELPIVQDRFESKQQIDQFIGK, encoded by the coding sequence ATGTCTGGCTCAACAGGAGAACGTCCGTTTTCGGACATTATTACCAGTGTCCGCTATTGGGTGATTCACAGTATCACCATCCCCATGCTGTTTGTCGCCGGCTGGTTGTTTGTGAGTACAGGTTTGGCTTATGACGTATTCGGTACGCCTCGGCCTAATGAGTATTTCACCCAAACTCGCCAGGAATTGCCAATTGTGCAAGACCGCTTTGAGTCGAAGCAACAAATTGATCAATTTATCGGTAAGTAG
- the psbF gene encoding cytochrome b559 subunit beta encodes MTTNRANEPVSYPIFTVRWLAVHTLGVPTIFFLGAIAAMQFIQR; translated from the coding sequence ATGACGACCAATCGAGCAAATGAGCCAGTTTCTTATCCCATTTTTACGGTTCGCTGGCTGGCAGTGCATACCCTAGGAGTGCCGACGATCTTCTTTTTGGGCGCGATCGCCGCCATGCAATTTATTCAACGATAG
- a CDS encoding photosystem II reaction center protein L — translation MPTRSPNPNNQPVELNRTSLYLGLLLIFCLGILFSSYFFN, via the coding sequence ATGCCGACTCGCTCTCCCAACCCGAATAATCAGCCGGTAGAGTTAAACCGGACATCCCTATACTTGGGCCTGTTACTGATTTTTTGCCTGGGTATCTTGTTTTCCAGTTATTTCTTTAACTAA
- a CDS encoding photosystem II reaction center protein J → MSESGRIPLWVVATVAGLGVITIVGIFFYGAYAGLGSSL, encoded by the coding sequence GTGTCTGAAAGTGGCAGAATTCCTTTGTGGGTTGTCGCAACGGTCGCCGGCCTGGGTGTGATTACGATTGTAGGTATTTTCTTCTACGGTGCCTACGCTGGATTAGGTTCCTCTTTGTAG